From a region of the Thermomonas sp. HDW16 genome:
- a CDS encoding YfhL family 4Fe-4S dicluster ferredoxin yields the protein MSLKINELCVNCDVCEPVCPNKAISMGADIYVIDPALCTECVGHYDEPQCVVVCPVECIDPDPEHPETEAQLLAKLADLQGSTA from the coding sequence ATGTCGCTGAAAATCAACGAACTATGCGTCAATTGCGACGTCTGCGAGCCGGTCTGCCCGAACAAGGCGATCTCGATGGGCGCGGACATCTACGTGATCGATCCGGCGCTGTGCACCGAATGCGTCGGCCACTACGACGAACCGCAATGCGTGGTCGTCTGCCCGGTGGAATGCATCGATCCCGATCCGGAGCATCCGGAAACGGAAGCGCAATTGCTGGCGAAGCTGGCCGACCTGCAAGGGAGCACGGCATGA
- the ftsY gene encoding signal recognition particle-docking protein FtsY, with the protein MVSWFRRKKPDAEPERRLSTEDLAAAFPPPEAAPARAEPPIPDEVIAAAMEDSPSLVPSEVAQQPEPQTAAAPAGKLGWRQRIGSILTRDIAELFGRNPVLDDDLLDEVETALITADVGVTASTQLVENLRKRMKAREFADAHAMLRALRAELIAMLAPVAKPLQIDASRKPFVILTVGVNGVGKTTTIGKLARRYKDEGRSLMLAAGDTFRAAAVAQLQAWGERNGVAVVAQGQDADPASVAFDALQAAKARGTEILIADTAGRLHTQQGLMAELGKIRRVLGKLDADAPHEVLMVIDGTTGQNAISQVRQFNAAVKVTGLVVTKLDGTAKGGVVFALAREFGIPIRYAGIGERPEDLRVFDAEAFVDAMLPENLGG; encoded by the coding sequence ATGGTCAGCTGGTTCCGCCGCAAGAAACCCGACGCCGAACCCGAGCGCCGCCTCAGCACCGAAGACCTTGCGGCCGCTTTCCCGCCGCCGGAAGCCGCTCCGGCGCGCGCCGAACCGCCAATCCCCGATGAAGTGATTGCCGCGGCGATGGAGGACAGCCCCTCGCTCGTCCCGTCCGAAGTGGCGCAACAGCCCGAACCGCAAACCGCGGCCGCACCGGCCGGCAAGCTCGGCTGGCGCCAGCGGATCGGCAGCATCCTGACCCGCGACATCGCCGAACTGTTCGGACGCAATCCTGTCCTCGACGACGACCTGCTGGACGAGGTCGAGACCGCGCTGATCACCGCCGATGTCGGCGTCACCGCCAGCACGCAACTGGTCGAAAACCTGCGCAAGCGGATGAAGGCGCGCGAGTTCGCCGATGCCCACGCCATGCTGCGTGCATTGCGTGCCGAATTGATCGCGATGCTGGCGCCTGTCGCTAAGCCGCTGCAGATCGACGCAAGCCGCAAACCTTTCGTGATCCTCACCGTCGGCGTCAACGGCGTCGGCAAGACCACCACCATCGGCAAGCTGGCGCGCCGCTACAAGGATGAAGGCCGCAGCCTGATGCTGGCCGCCGGCGACACCTTCCGTGCCGCCGCAGTCGCGCAGTTGCAGGCCTGGGGCGAGCGCAATGGCGTGGCCGTGGTTGCGCAGGGGCAAGACGCGGATCCTGCTTCGGTCGCCTTCGATGCGCTGCAGGCTGCAAAAGCGCGCGGCACCGAAATCCTGATCGCCGACACCGCCGGCCGCCTGCACACCCAACAAGGGCTGATGGCGGAACTCGGCAAGATCCGCCGGGTGCTCGGCAAGCTGGATGCGGACGCGCCGCACGAAGTGTTGATGGTGATCGACGGCACCACCGGCCAGAACGCCATCTCGCAAGTGCGCCAGTTCAATGCCGCGGTGAAGGTGACGGGCCTGGTGGTCACCAAGCTGGATGGCACTGCCAAGGGCGGCGTGGTGTTCGCGCTGGCCCGCGAATTCGGCATCCCGATCCGCTACGCCGGCATCGGCGAACGCCCGGAAGACCTGCGCGTGTTCGATGCCGAGGC
- a CDS encoding MBL fold metallo-hydrolase, with product MKLWSILGNSQKLDGGAMFGNAPKALWERWASVDDENRIDLACRALLASPLNGKTVLFETGIGAFFEPKLRERYGVQEPQHVLLESLRAAGFEHEDIDVVVLSHLHFDHAGGLLAAWEEGAAARLLFPNATFVVGAQHWQRARDPHPRDRASFIAELPGLLEASGRLELVDGDWSQALGNSVRFHHSDGHTPGLMLAEIVGPEIVDGEAHGGVVFCADLIPGRPWVHVPITMGYDRNAELLIDEKRVFLDDKLARNVHLFFTHDPGCALAQVTRDEKGRFGTTHEHAELHARALVA from the coding sequence ATGAAACTCTGGTCGATCCTAGGCAACTCGCAGAAACTCGATGGCGGCGCGATGTTCGGCAATGCGCCGAAGGCGTTGTGGGAGCGATGGGCCAGCGTGGATGATGAAAACCGCATCGACCTGGCCTGCCGTGCCTTGTTGGCCAGCCCGCTGAATGGCAAGACCGTGTTGTTCGAGACCGGGATCGGCGCGTTCTTCGAACCCAAGCTTCGCGAACGTTACGGCGTGCAGGAGCCGCAGCACGTGCTACTCGAGTCGCTGCGCGCGGCGGGTTTCGAGCATGAAGACATCGACGTGGTAGTGCTCTCGCATCTGCACTTCGACCATGCCGGCGGCTTGCTCGCGGCATGGGAAGAAGGCGCGGCGGCACGATTGCTCTTCCCGAATGCCACTTTCGTCGTCGGTGCGCAGCATTGGCAGCGGGCGCGCGATCCGCATCCGCGCGATCGCGCCAGCTTTATCGCCGAACTACCCGGTTTGCTGGAGGCCAGTGGGCGACTGGAGTTGGTCGATGGCGATTGGTCGCAGGCCTTGGGCAACAGTGTGCGTTTTCACCATAGCGATGGGCACACGCCGGGACTGATGTTGGCAGAGATCGTCGGCCCCGAAATTGTCGATGGCGAGGCGCATGGCGGCGTGGTGTTCTGCGCGGACCTGATCCCGGGTCGACCATGGGTGCATGTGCCGATCACCATGGGTTACGACCGCAACGCGGAACTGCTGATCGACGAGAAACGCGTGTTCCTGGACGACAAGCTGGCGCGCAACGTGCATCTGTTCTTTACCCACGATCCGGGCTGTGCGCTGGCGCAGGTCACCCGCGATGAGAAAGGCAGGTTCGGCACCACTCACGAGCACGCGGAG
- the rsmD gene encoding 16S rRNA (guanine(966)-N(2))-methyltransferase RsmD, whose product MNKPPRSGRKPSTAAAASGSVRIIGGRWRGTRLQVPLKPGLRPTSDRVRETLFNWLMPALSGARVLDLFAGSGALGLEAVSRGAASATLVETDPQLAQALEATATRLDATGQVRVHRGDALAWLRDGARRDDGAFDIAFIDPPFDADLWAAVLEWLPSMLAADAWLYLESPADHTPAVSAEWVLHRESATREVRYALYRRVTLAGVLHGGDPATT is encoded by the coding sequence ATGAACAAACCGCCCCGTTCCGGTCGCAAACCGTCCACCGCTGCGGCGGCTTCCGGCAGTGTGCGCATCATCGGCGGGCGCTGGCGCGGCACCCGCCTGCAGGTACCGCTCAAGCCGGGATTGCGGCCTACTTCGGACCGCGTGCGCGAAACCTTGTTCAACTGGCTGATGCCGGCCTTGTCGGGCGCGAGGGTGCTGGATCTGTTCGCGGGGAGTGGGGCGCTAGGGCTGGAGGCGGTATCGCGCGGGGCGGCATCGGCGACGCTGGTGGAAACCGATCCACAGCTGGCGCAGGCGCTGGAGGCCACGGCCACTCGCCTGGATGCCACCGGACAGGTGCGCGTGCATCGCGGCGATGCGCTGGCCTGGCTGCGCGATGGCGCGAGGCGTGACGATGGAGCTTTCGACATCGCCTTCATCGATCCGCCGTTCGACGCCGATTTGTGGGCCGCGGTGCTCGAATGGTTGCCGTCGATGCTGGCTGCGGACGCTTGGCTGTACCTCGAAAGCCCGGCCGACCATACGCCCGCCGTGTCTGCGGAATGGGTGCTGCATCGCGAAAGCGCCACCCGCGAGGTGCGCTATGCCCTGTACCGGCGCGTTACACTTGCGGGAGTCCTTCACGGCGGCGATCCAGCCACGACATGA
- the coaD gene encoding pantetheine-phosphate adenylyltransferase, with protein MSATRIAVYPGTFDPITNGHVDLVERASPLFEKLIVGVAVSPSKGPSLPLDLRVQLAREALVRCPNVEVLGFDSLLAHFVRECGAGVLLRGLRAVSDFEYEFQMASMNRHLIPEVETLFLTPAEQYGFISSSLVREISRLGGDVSGFVPAAVAAALEAQWRGRES; from the coding sequence ATGAGCGCCACGCGCATTGCGGTCTACCCGGGCACCTTCGACCCGATCACCAATGGCCATGTGGACCTTGTCGAACGCGCATCGCCGCTGTTCGAGAAATTGATCGTCGGCGTGGCGGTCAGCCCGTCCAAGGGGCCGTCGTTGCCGCTCGACTTGCGCGTGCAGCTGGCGCGCGAAGCCTTGGTGCGCTGCCCGAACGTGGAAGTGCTCGGCTTCGATTCGCTGCTGGCGCATTTCGTGCGCGAATGCGGTGCCGGCGTGTTGCTGCGCGGCCTGCGCGCGGTCTCCGACTTCGAATACGAATTCCAGATGGCGAGCATGAACCGCCACCTGATCCCGGAGGTCGAGACCCTGTTCCTGACCCCGGCCGAGCAGTACGGCTTCATTTCGTCGTCGCTGGTGCGCGAGATCTCGCGCCTCGGCGGCGACGTGTCCGGCTTCGTGCCTGCCGCGGTCGCGGCGGCGCTCGAGGCGCAATGGCGTGGCAGGGAAAGCTGA